From the genome of Anoplopoma fimbria isolate UVic2021 breed Golden Eagle Sablefish chromosome 1, Afim_UVic_2022, whole genome shotgun sequence, one region includes:
- the zmp:0000000529 gene encoding LOW QUALITY PROTEIN: WD repeat-containing protein 20 (The sequence of the model RefSeq protein was modified relative to this genomic sequence to represent the inferred CDS: inserted 2 bases in 1 codon) yields the protein MAGDGGALKDANEIKSQFRTREGFYKLLTLSDSQQRAGLPRGPAAGGXGAGPGAAPGGGAGGVGLLQGPGAAAAAAAGAAAAAAAAAAASSSSSSSSSAAASSSSSPAGFLPPVRVSMVKLQPEDPGEESERVCFNIGRELYFYTYTNIKKAVDLSKPIDKRIYKGTQPTCHDFNQYSATAESVALIVGFSAGQVQYLDPIKKETSKLFNEERLIDKSKVTCLKWLPKSENLFLASHASGHLYLYNVDHPCGTAAPQYSLLRQGEGFAVYACKTKTPRNPLLRWAVGDGGLNEFAFSPDGVHVACVGQDGCLRVFHFDSMELQGVMKSYFGGLLCVSWSPDGKYLATGGEDDLVTVWSFAESRVVARGHGHKSWVNVVAFDPFTTSLEDEEPMELSGSEEDLHQGAPNNSMHFGRVRTSSTLSRLSRHSSKGGGSASVTYRFGSVGQDTQFCLWDLTDDVLYPRLPLSRAFTNTFGPSLSNSGSGAVNSTSVVSGSGTVEGHHHPPNTNTGAANPPTLPLPLPRSLSRSNSLPHPAVANASKGQGATEGSGGSGVGGGSAVGGNSTPFSIGRFATLSLQERKSDKSGCSSGVEKEHKRYHSLGNISKSNDKINVAPRSNRLDAAKVLGTTLCPRMYEVPLLEPLVCKKIAHERLTVLVFMDDCIITACQEGLICTWARPGKANLTAQNGNSPSGTVV from the exons ATGGCCGGAGACGGAGGCGCTCTGAAGGATGCCAACGAGATCAAATCCCAGTTCCGGACCAGAGAGGGTTTCTACAAGCTGCTCACCCTGTCCGACTCCCAGCAGCGGGCCGGGCTGCCGCGGGGCCCGGCGGCCGGTGG CGGAGCCGGACCCGGGGCGGCACCGGGAGGAGGGGCCGGAGGGGTCGGGCTGCTGCAGGGCCCCGgggccgccgctgctgctgccgccggggcagcagcagcagcagcagcagcagcagcggcctcctcctcctcctcctcctcctccagcgccgcggcctcctcctcctcctctcctgcggGCTTCCTGCCGCCGGTGCGGGTCTCTATGGTGAAGCTGCAGCCCGAAGACCCGGGAGAGGAGTCGGAGCGGGTCTGCTTCAACATCGGCAGGGAGCTTTATTTCTACACCTACACCAACATCAAGAAG GCTGTAGACCTCAGCAAGCCGATCGACAAGAGGATCTACAAGGGGACTCAGCCGACATGTCACGACTTCAACCAGTACTCCGCCACGGCGGAGAGTGTTGCCCTCATCGTGGGTTTCTCGGCCGGACAGGTCCAGTACCTCGACCCCATCAAGAAGGAAACCAGTAAACTCTTCAATGAGGAG AGGTTGATAGACAAATCCAAGGTGACGTGTCTAAAATGGCTCCCCAAGTCCGAAAACCTGTTCCTGGCCTCCCACGCCAGCGGCCACCTCTACCTCTACAACGTGGACCACCCGTGTGGCACCGCGGCCCCGCAGTACTCTCTTCTGCGACAGGGAGAGGGCTTCGCTGTATACGCCTGCAAGACAAAGACGCCGCGCAACCCATTGTTGCGGTGGGCCGTGGGCGATGGAGGCCTCAACGAGTTCGCCTTCTCCCCGGACGGCGTGCACGTGGCGTGCGTGGGCCAGGACGGCTGCCTGCGCGTCTTCCACTTTGACTCGATGGAGCTTCAGGGGGTGATGAAGAGCTACTTCGGCGGGCTGTTGTGCGTTTCTTGGAGCCCCGACGGTAAGTATCTCGCCACGGGCGGAGAGGACGACCTGGTTACCGTCTGGTCGTTTGCGGAGAGCCGCGTCGTCGCAAGAGGTCACGGTCACAAGTCCTGGGTGAACGTGGTGGCGTTCGACCCCTTCACGACTTCCCTTGAAGACGAGGAGCCTATGGAGCTAAGCGGCAGCGAGGAGGACCTCCACCAGGGGGCGCCAAATAACTCCATGCACTTTGGCCGGGTCCGAACGAGCAGCACGTTGTCGCGTCTTTCTAGGCACAGCTCTAAAGGTGGCGGTTCAGCGTCGGTCACGTACCGGTTTGGCTCGGTGGGGCAGGACACCCAGTTCTGTCTGTGGGACTTGACGGATGACGTGTTATACCCACGCCTGCCGCTGTCCCGCGCCTTTACTAACACTTTTGGACCATCGCTGTCCAACTCTGGCAGCGGGGCGGTAAATAGCACTTCAGTTGTGAGTGGAAGTGGAACAGTCGAGGGGCACCACCACCCGCCTAACACCAACACCGGCGCCGCAAACCCACCAACGCTCCCCTTACCGCTTCCTCGCTCCCTCTCCCGCTCCAACTCTCTGCCCCACCCTGCTGTGGCGAACGCCTCAAAGGGCCAAGGCGCCACGGAGGGCAGCGGGGGAAGCGGAGTGGGTGGAGGGAGTGCAGTTGGGGGGAACAGCACACCGTTCAGCATCGGCCGCTTCGCCACCCTGTCGCTCCAGGAGCGAAAGTCAGACAAGTCCGGCTGCAGCAGTGGGGTGGAGAAGGAGCATAAGAGGTACCACAGTCTGGGCAACATCAGCAAGAGCAATGACAAGATCAACGTGGCGCCAAGGAGCAACCGGCTGGACGCCGCCAAGGTCCTGGGCACCACGCTGTGCCCGCGCATGTACGAGGTGCCTTTGCTGGAGCCGCTGGTGTGCAAAAAGATTGCACATGAGAGGCTGACTGTCCTGGTGTTCATGGACGACTGCATCATTACAGCCTGCCAAGAGGGTCTCATATGCACCTGGGCGCGACCGGGGAAGGCG AACCTGACAGCACAGAACGGGAACTCTCCGAGCGGCACGGTGGTATAG